The Metabacillus sediminilitoris genome window below encodes:
- a CDS encoding type B 50S ribosomal protein L31 encodes MKPNIHPNYGKVVFMDINSGYKFLTGSTKKSNETIVWEDGNTYPLIKVEISSDTHPFYTGKQKFADKGGRVDRFLQKYNMKEKK; translated from the coding sequence ATGAAACCAAACATACATCCAAACTATGGGAAAGTAGTATTTATGGACATAAACAGTGGCTATAAGTTCTTAACGGGTTCTACCAAAAAATCGAATGAAACCATCGTATGGGAAGACGGAAATACGTATCCACTAATTAAGGTAGAGATCAGCTCTGATACGCACCCGTTTTACACAGGAAAGCAGAAATTTGCAGATAAAGGCGGAAGAGTGGATCGCTTCCTTCAAAAATATAATATGAAAGAAAAGAAATAA
- the rpsN gene encoding 30S ribosomal protein S14 has translation MAKKSKVAKELKRQKMVEKYADLRRELKEKGDYAALSKLPRDSAPSRLHNRCQVTGRPRGYLRKFKMSRITFRELAHKGQIPGVKKSSW, from the coding sequence GTGGCAAAGAAATCCAAAGTTGCAAAAGAGCTCAAAAGACAAAAAATGGTAGAAAAATATGCAGATTTAAGAAGAGAACTAAAAGAAAAGGGAGATTATGCTGCATTAAGTAAGCTTCCTCGTGACTCAGCACCTTCTAGGCTTCATAACCGTTGCCAAGTTACTGGGAGACCTAGAGGCTACTTAAGAAAGTTTAAGATGTCTCGTATCACTTTTCGTGAATTAGCACATAAGGGGCAGATCCCTGGAGTTAAAAAATCTAGCTGGTAA
- a CDS encoding DinB family protein — protein sequence MYTTIAEFIEEWNQEAASTQKILDALTDASLEQKVSSEDRTLGAIAWHIVSSTPGMLVEFGIKVKELKDPATIPASAREIAETFRSVSADTSDAVKQQWTDQSLSEMQNVFGREMPKAVTLSLLIKHIIHHRGQMTILMRQAGLQVPGVYGPSREEWSQMGMEAPSI from the coding sequence ATGTACACGACTATAGCCGAATTTATCGAAGAATGGAATCAAGAAGCAGCTTCAACGCAAAAGATTTTGGATGCACTGACAGATGCTTCTCTAGAGCAAAAGGTTTCGTCTGAGGATCGTACGTTAGGTGCCATTGCATGGCATATTGTATCGAGTACACCTGGAATGCTTGTGGAGTTTGGCATAAAGGTGAAAGAGTTGAAAGACCCAGCCACAATCCCAGCTTCAGCTAGGGAAATCGCTGAGACCTTTCGTAGTGTAAGTGCCGACACAAGTGATGCTGTGAAACAACAGTGGACAGATCAATCTTTAAGTGAAATGCAAAATGTGTTTGGAAGAGAGATGCCAAAAGCTGTAACCCTTTCACTGCTTATCAAGCATATTATTCATCATCGCGGTCAAATGACGATTCTTATGCGCCAAGCAGGACTGCAGGTGCCAGGAGTGTATGGACCATCAAGAGAAGAATGGAGCCAAATGGGAATGGAAGCTCCATCAATTTAA
- a CDS encoding histidine phosphatase family protein: MEISLIRHGKSLWTVNNPITCKEFKDWIENYDCNGVYEENSYPPETIKTISNAKVVITSDLKRSIDSARYLNPNIKTISDPLFREIEFPIPPTKLWGVKLNPNTWAVFLRCLWFSGYSSGCESLNDAKNRAKKASKRLVVNAKENDVAVLVGHGFFNMMIAKELQKLGWIGYRKISSKHWHSTTYSFK; this comes from the coding sequence ATGGAAATTTCGCTAATCAGACACGGTAAATCTCTGTGGACTGTAAATAATCCTATAACATGTAAAGAGTTTAAAGATTGGATTGAAAACTATGATTGCAATGGGGTTTATGAAGAGAATTCATACCCACCAGAAACGATTAAAACGATTTCAAATGCGAAGGTTGTAATTACAAGCGATTTAAAAAGGTCTATCGATTCTGCAAGATATTTAAATCCAAACATAAAAACAATTTCAGACCCATTGTTTCGTGAAATAGAGTTTCCTATCCCTCCAACAAAATTATGGGGAGTAAAGCTAAACCCAAATACTTGGGCAGTATTTTTGAGATGCTTGTGGTTTAGCGGCTATTCAAGTGGTTGCGAATCTTTAAACGATGCAAAAAACAGAGCAAAAAAAGCATCGAAACGTTTAGTGGTAAATGCAAAAGAAAATGATGTCGCAGTATTAGTTGGGCACGGATTTTTTAATATGATGATTGCGAAAGAACTTCAAAAATTAGGTTGGATAGGTTATCGAAAAATAAGTTCTAAGCATTGGCACTCAACTACATATTCGTTTAAGTAA
- the argH gene encoding argininosuccinate lyase, with protein sequence MSSNRSRIYINHILEPGYNFTKTHFQTFMLEINIAHAAMLAHTNILQEHDAKKIIQANQQLLVKGFQKEYNPAYEDLFFMIEAELKKEIGDELVGNMHIAFSRNDMDATMYRMLWREQLVHWMGLLTDLKKQLLQLAKEHELTVMPAYTHNQQAQPTTFAHYLLAIDKHLERDLDRGFGLLNRINQSPMGAAALGTTGFPIDRHFISKKLAFDQPLDNSYDSISAADYMLEIVSTLSITLSTLSRFVYDLMFLATNEVDAIRLDESLVQTSSIMPQKRNPSSLEHTRSMISRTIGELQSAFMMTHSVPFGDIVDIGDDIQPMIEHGFSQSVKIVELLMEILRNMMINKDKLLKRCQDGFSTVTELADVLVREYKLSFRQSHQLVHMYVKMLVDNGRTLNDGNVELIKDIAKKSFNLALPLTEEHYKKAIDPYHFILVRSVMGGPNPKETEKQRMLSAQRLEMFISELDGWKDKFRLYKDKLRK encoded by the coding sequence ATGTCTTCCAATCGATCTCGTATTTATATTAATCATATTCTTGAGCCTGGCTACAATTTTACAAAAACACATTTTCAAACATTTATGTTAGAAATTAATATTGCTCATGCCGCTATGCTGGCACATACAAACATTTTACAGGAGCATGATGCGAAAAAAATCATCCAAGCCAATCAACAGCTATTAGTGAAAGGGTTCCAAAAAGAGTATAACCCCGCATATGAAGATTTATTTTTTATGATAGAAGCGGAGTTAAAAAAGGAAATTGGTGATGAATTAGTTGGGAATATGCATATCGCATTTAGTCGAAACGATATGGATGCAACGATGTACCGGATGTTATGGCGTGAACAGCTTGTCCATTGGATGGGTCTGCTTACCGACTTGAAAAAACAACTTCTTCAGCTTGCGAAGGAGCATGAACTGACAGTCATGCCGGCATATACACATAACCAGCAAGCGCAACCGACGACATTTGCTCATTATCTTCTTGCCATTGACAAACACCTAGAAAGAGATCTCGATCGAGGATTTGGTTTACTTAACCGAATCAACCAATCTCCAATGGGAGCTGCAGCTTTAGGGACGACAGGCTTTCCAATAGACCGCCATTTTATCTCCAAAAAATTAGCCTTTGATCAGCCTCTAGATAATTCCTACGATTCGATTAGTGCGGCAGATTATATGCTTGAAATCGTCAGCACATTATCCATCACCTTAAGTACATTGTCTCGTTTTGTCTACGACTTAATGTTTTTGGCAACAAATGAGGTTGATGCGATAAGATTGGATGAAAGCTTAGTCCAAACCTCAAGCATCATGCCGCAAAAACGTAATCCTTCATCACTCGAACATACCCGATCCATGATTAGTAGAACGATAGGGGAATTGCAATCTGCATTTATGATGACTCATAGTGTGCCTTTCGGTGATATTGTCGATATTGGTGATGATATTCAGCCAATGATCGAACATGGTTTTTCTCAATCTGTTAAAATTGTCGAGTTATTAATGGAAATTCTCAGGAATATGATGATCAATAAAGATAAATTATTAAAACGTTGTCAAGACGGGTTCTCTACTGTCACTGAATTAGCAGACGTTCTTGTAAGAGAATACAAGCTTTCGTTTCGTCAATCACATCAGCTTGTTCATATGTATGTAAAAATGTTAGTTGATAACGGGAGAACCTTGAATGATGGAAATGTGGAGCTAATCAAGGATATTGCGAAAAAAAGCTTTAATCTTGCATTACCATTAACTGAGGAACATTATAAAAAGGCGATTGATCCTTATCATTTTATTCTTGTTCGTTCTGTCATGGGAGGGCCTAATCCGAAAGAAACAGAAAAACAGCGGATGTTATCAGCTCAGCGATTAGAAATGTTTATCAGTGAATTGGATGGTTGGAAAGATAAATTTAGATTGTATAAAGATAAATTGAGAAAATAG
- a CDS encoding amino acid permease, translating into MKTAHNEQHELKRSMTSRHLFMISLGGVIGTGFFLGTGYTINQAGPTGAILSFLVGGFIMFLTMLCLGELSVAMPVSGSFQTYTTKFIGPATGFAIGWLYWLGWAVTVALEFLSAGQLMQRWFPESPIWMWCAIFAIALFLLNALSAKAFGEAEFWFSSIKVLAIVMFIILGGAAMFGFIDLKNGQEAPFFSNFFAEGLLPNGITALLITMITVNFSFQGTELIGIAAGESENPEKTIPRSIKQTVWRTLFFFVLAIFVLAGLIPREQAGVVESPFVVVFDSIGIPYAADIMNFVILTALLSVGNSGLYAATRMLYSLSKEGMASPSLAKVNKRGVPMNALLITLGISGLSLLTSVVAAETVFVWLLSIAGLGAQIGWIAISASQLAFRRKYIRNGGKIEDLKFKTPLYPFLPLLALVLNSIVMISLAFDSEQRIALYCGIPFMLSCYVIYHVKIKKKMKPDNLQQELQLKSEQKMII; encoded by the coding sequence ATGAAAACAGCACACAATGAACAACATGAATTAAAAAGAAGTATGACATCGAGGCATTTATTCATGATTTCACTAGGAGGTGTGATCGGTACAGGCTTTTTCTTAGGTACCGGTTATACGATCAACCAAGCAGGCCCCACAGGTGCCATTCTTTCATTCTTAGTCGGCGGTTTTATCATGTTTTTGACGATGCTTTGTCTTGGTGAACTTTCTGTTGCGATGCCTGTTTCCGGATCCTTTCAGACCTATACGACAAAATTCATCGGACCTGCAACAGGGTTTGCCATCGGTTGGTTATATTGGTTAGGTTGGGCCGTAACAGTTGCACTGGAATTCTTATCAGCTGGACAATTGATGCAGCGTTGGTTCCCTGAATCGCCAATTTGGATGTGGTGTGCCATCTTTGCCATTGCCTTATTTTTATTAAATGCCCTTTCTGCCAAAGCTTTTGGTGAAGCAGAATTTTGGTTTTCTAGTATTAAAGTGCTTGCAATCGTCATGTTTATCATTCTTGGCGGCGCTGCAATGTTCGGATTCATTGATTTGAAAAATGGACAAGAAGCACCGTTTTTTTCAAATTTCTTTGCTGAAGGTCTTCTCCCTAACGGAATAACAGCTTTATTAATTACGATGATTACCGTCAACTTTTCTTTCCAAGGAACTGAGTTGATTGGGATCGCAGCAGGTGAAAGTGAAAATCCGGAAAAAACGATTCCAAGATCGATTAAACAAACCGTTTGGCGGACCCTTTTCTTTTTCGTATTAGCCATCTTTGTTTTAGCTGGACTTATTCCAAGAGAACAGGCAGGCGTTGTTGAAAGTCCGTTCGTTGTTGTTTTTGACAGCATTGGGATACCGTATGCAGCAGATATTATGAACTTCGTTATTTTAACTGCCCTGCTATCTGTAGGTAATTCAGGCCTTTATGCAGCAACTCGTATGCTTTATTCTCTTTCAAAAGAAGGAATGGCAAGCCCATCTTTAGCAAAAGTCAATAAAAGAGGAGTTCCAATGAATGCCCTCTTGATCACACTCGGTATCTCAGGATTGTCGCTCTTAACCAGTGTAGTAGCTGCCGAAACTGTTTTCGTCTGGTTGCTTTCCATTGCAGGACTTGGAGCGCAAATTGGCTGGATTGCGATCTCAGCTTCACAATTAGCCTTCCGAAGAAAATATATTCGCAATGGCGGTAAAATTGAGGATCTAAAATTTAAAACACCGCTTTATCCATTTCTGCCATTGTTAGCATTAGTCTTGAATAGTATCGTCATGATCAGCTTAGCATTTGATTCTGAGCAAAGAATTGCTCTTTACTGTGGTATTCCATTTATGTTGAGTTGCTACGTCATCTATCACGTCAAGATAAAGAAAAAAATGAAACCAGATAATCTGCAACAAGAACTACAATTAAAATCAGAACAAAAAATGATCATTTAA
- the rocF gene encoding arginase, with amino-acid sequence MKNQISIIGMPMDLGQSRRGVDMGPSAIRYAGVVERLEKLGYKIHDKGDIEIGRPGMAEAESDTNLKFLKAVTEANTKLASAVNDIVESGSFPLVFGGDHSIAIGTLAGISKHYDNLGVIWYDAHGDLNTSETSPSGNIHGMPLAVSIGIGHPALTNIADYCPKVKPENIVIIGARSLDEGERLLIRDKGIKVYTMHEIDRLGMTKVMEEAVKYLKEKTDGVHLSLDLDGLDPSDAPGVGTPVLGGISYRESHLAMEILEESKIITSAEFVEINPILDEKNKTAEVAVALMGSLFGEKLL; translated from the coding sequence ATGAAAAATCAAATATCAATTATTGGGATGCCAATGGATTTAGGGCAGTCGAGACGTGGTGTAGATATGGGTCCTAGTGCGATTCGTTATGCTGGTGTTGTTGAGCGTTTAGAAAAGCTAGGTTATAAGATTCATGATAAAGGTGATATTGAGATTGGTAGACCTGGTATGGCTGAAGCGGAATCTGATACGAATTTGAAATTTTTGAAAGCGGTAACAGAAGCGAATACGAAGCTTGCTTCAGCTGTAAATGACATTGTAGAATCGGGTTCATTTCCGCTTGTTTTTGGTGGTGATCATAGTATTGCGATCGGTACACTTGCTGGAATCTCTAAGCATTATGACAACTTAGGTGTCATTTGGTATGATGCACATGGTGATTTGAATACGAGTGAAACCTCTCCTTCTGGTAACATTCACGGGATGCCTTTAGCCGTAAGCATAGGGATCGGCCACCCTGCATTAACAAATATTGCTGACTATTGTCCGAAAGTGAAACCAGAAAATATTGTCATTATTGGTGCTCGCTCTTTAGATGAAGGAGAAAGACTGCTGATCCGTGACAAAGGAATAAAGGTGTATACAATGCACGAAATTGACCGTCTCGGAATGACGAAGGTGATGGAAGAAGCGGTCAAATATTTAAAAGAAAAAACTGATGGCGTTCACCTCTCTCTTGATTTAGATGGACTTGATCCGAGTGATGCACCTGGTGTTGGTACACCTGTTTTAGGCGGGATTAGTTACCGAGAAAGCCACTTGGCGATGGAAATTCTTGAGGAATCAAAAATCATTACTTCTGCTGAATTTGTTGAGATTAATCCGATCTTGGATGAAAAAAATAAAACGGCTGAGGTAGCAGTTGCATTAATGGGTTCTCTTTTTGGTGAAAAGTTATTATAA